The Ziziphus jujuba cultivar Dongzao chromosome 12, ASM3175591v1 sequence TCTCAATCTCAAGGAGCTCTTTGAACTTCTCTGGGGTGAATGGATATGCCAGAACTCCATGCTCTTCAATGGCTTTAGCAACATTGGCATGGAGAATTTTGCCATCTGGGCCAATAACAACCAAAGTGGGAAGGTCTGACGACTCAGAATAACGGAAAACATTTCCCCAGCTATTGTCCTCGAATGGAAATGAAAACCAAggcatatttttaaaatcttgctCAAATGATTCTTCAAAATTGTCAAGTGGAATCAATACAATCTCAAAGCTTTCTCCCTTAGCTTTGAGTTTCTCATAAACCTCCACTAGTTTTGGCGTAAATTCAACGCATGACTGGTATGAAGAAGCTGAGAAATACAGACCAACTGTTTTCCCTTCAAGTTCATAGACAGGCACCTATGCACATTAAGAAGAATACTCATCaggttaatatattttttagtccAACATATAAGTTCAAAAAATTTGAGATGTAACTACACAAAACTCTCAAATAACACAATGCAACAGAAAAATGACCTTATTTCCATCAGGTGAGATTACGAAGTCACGGAAAGGTGAGACCAAGATTGATCTCAGGGACTGTTCCTCTTTTGCCGCTTCATCTAgttctcttcttctttctgcCGTAAAAGGATATCCTTCAACTCCATACTTCTGAATAGTTCCGACTCCATGGTCACCCaagatttttccattttcaccAATGATCACAAGGTATGGTATTTCACTGACCTTGAACAATACATCTAACTGATAACGTGTCTCTGAATCAGAAAATGGGACTGCAAGCCATGGCATTTTGGAGAAATACCCATTAAATGACTCCTCATCTTTATCAGCTGAAACAAAGACAACCTCAAAATCACCTTTTGAGGCAGCTTCATTGTACACCTCAACTAAGTTTGGGGTGAAACGACGACATGGTCGACACCATGATGCTGAAAAATACAAGCCAAACTTCTTCCCCTTCAAGCTGTCTATCTTAACCTGTAAATTAAGAATTTAACAAGTATTCATTTCTCAGTTCTCAATCATGTTGATAGAAACCTACAACGTCATTTTgatttcccaaaaaaagaaaaaaaaaaaaaaag is a genomic window containing:
- the LOC125420007 gene encoding probable nucleoredoxin 1, with product MTETTTPDYLSVLSSTERDFLVRNNGDQVKIDSLKGKKFGLYFSASWCRPCRRFTPNLVEVYNEAASKGDFEVVFVSADKDEESFNGYFSKMPWLAVPFSDSETRYQLDVLFKVSEIPYLVIIGENGKILGDHGVGTIQKYGVEGYPFTAERRRELDEAAKEEQSLRSILVSPFRDFVISPDGNKVPVYELEGKTVGLYFSASSYQSCVEFTPKLVEVYEKLKAKGESFEIVLIPLDNFEESFEQDFKNMPWFSFPFEDNSWGNVFRYSESSDLPTLVVIGPDGKILHANVAKAIEEHGVLAYPFTPEKFKELLEIEKAKEEAQTLESLLVLGDLNFVIGKDGAKVPVSELVGKNILLHLSAHWCHFCRGILPKLIKTYHDIKAKDNSFEVIFISSDHNQASFDEFFSSMPWLALPFSDERKKNLEKKFKSQAIPAAIAISPSGRTVSKKLRQYIAYFGPDAYPFTEEKFKHLDEQLDEMAKQWPDKVKHKLHAEHELLLTRCDSYECDGCEETGYAWSYLCQNCNFDLHPNCALKNDEETDSDPTDKREFVS